One genomic segment of Aliarcobacter cibarius includes these proteins:
- a CDS encoding UDP-N-acetylmuramate dehydrogenase, producing MNYKTVDFKRYSSIHIGPIKNVFIIDEIGDFKDFQIIGRANNLLISSNCKKKFAILGESFDYIKEENGLLYVGCATSSGKLLTYTRKNDIANLEFLAKLPGNIGGLVKMNAGLKSWEIFNYLHSIKTKDGYIEKKDLDFSYRHTNIDSIIFEAVFHIEKGFSKDMQNEFVKMRDNQPQIASAGSCFKNPKGDFAGRLIEAVGLKGHRIGDMEFSNTHANFLVNHGNGTFEDAIHLIDLAKKKVKEEFNIDLEEEIIIFK from the coding sequence ATGAATTACAAAACAGTTGACTTTAAAAGATACTCATCTATTCACATAGGTCCAATAAAAAATGTTTTTATAATAGATGAAATAGGCGATTTTAAAGATTTCCAAATAATAGGAAGAGCCAATAACTTATTAATATCTTCAAATTGTAAAAAAAAATTTGCTATTTTAGGTGAAAGCTTTGATTATATAAAAGAAGAAAATGGTCTTTTATATGTTGGTTGCGCAACAAGTAGTGGAAAACTTCTAACTTATACTAGAAAAAATGACATAGCAAATTTAGAATTCCTAGCAAAACTTCCTGGAAATATTGGTGGGCTAGTTAAAATGAATGCTGGATTAAAATCTTGGGAAATTTTTAACTATTTACATAGTATTAAAACAAAAGATGGCTATATTGAAAAAAAAGATTTGGATTTTTCTTATAGACACACAAATATTGATTCAATCATTTTTGAAGCTGTTTTTCATATTGAAAAAGGTTTTAGCAAAGATATGCAAAATGAATTTGTAAAAATGAGAGATAATCAACCACAAATTGCTAGTGCTGGAAGTTGCTTTAAAAATCCAAAAGGTGATTTTGCTGGAAGATTAATAGAAGCAGTTGGATTAAAAGGTCACAGAATTGGTGATATGGAGTTTTCAAATACTCATGCAAATTTTTTAGTAAACCATGGAAATGGTACTTTCGAAGATGCGATACATCTAATTGATTTAGCAAAGAAAAAAGTAAAAGAAGAATTCAATATAGATTTAGAAGAAGAAATTATTATATTCAAATAA